The genomic window tattcataataatattataattaataccATTTCCCCCTCCCTGTTTTGTATTGTTTAACTTTTTCTGATATATTCTGTTTTGTAGTCGAATGCTGTGAAAATGTTTGTAGAATTGAagaaaatgttgtgttttcagttgAAGATTGAGCAAAGTTTTGTCACATGAATTGAGCCACAATGCAATTTCTGAGCAATTTTCACTGCTGCTGTTCTGCATGAAAACAGgacatttttattgatttaaattTATTCTCTCCGGCTGTTGATACATTGTAGAAACTAAAATAAGATGTAGCTATTGTAGTGACAGAAGGCTAGAACCAATGAGAAAAGTGATGCTTTAATGTTACAGATTTCTTTTCTCtcaaaacattttattttcattaagaAGAAAATGGAAAGCATCCAAAGCTTTAAACTGGAGAAAAACCTGAAGTGTGTGATCCAAACCCTGcctaaaaaattcagatgtttgTTAAATGAAGCCCATAGTGATTTTGTGTGAAGCTTCTCCGcatctgttttcagtgtttaTGGACAAACACATCTGTGTTTTTCATGTTTCTGATTATTTCTTCTTCTCATGTTTAGACACATGAAAACCAAATAAAACGGAATTAGAAAACAGCTGTCTCATCTCAACTTGTATTGTTTAACctctaagacccagctatgggttttctgtccacatttgtggacaagagtttcacaactttatacaaaaaaaaaaaaagaaaagaaaactgtccaccacaaaggacattccatagaaatattaaaaactgcatctgaaaaaactgctgcatcatgatgtttccaatataggcactccCACAAACTTACAGTAGTGAGTTAGTGGGAATGAGTGTGTGAAATCAACACCATAATCCAGtgctttttcctttcctttcctttcctttctttttttctttttttaaataatatctattctgggtcactggcaatctataaatctaagttagtatgaattcaaccaatagttttgctgctgcagatacttgaaattttgcccattataagtaaacagggggaaaaaagattgtaaaaattcattaaaaatttgaactttgacttacttttcctaaaatgtaattagatctgttctggatcactggcaatctataaacccaatttggtataaattcaaccaatagttttgctgctagagtgttaacaaacaaacaaacaaacaaaacaaaccgaaccaaaaacaataccctttgcctccccttcagggggccgggtaaaaacagaagaaaacctaAACTAAAAGTTATTTCTAGGCTGCAGAACAAATCTTAACACATACTACCACCTACTGGTTACCATCACCACATGTCAAAGCTGTTAGATGTTCcactaacactggtctacaatttttagaaatgatttgcttcagagattaaatgtgctaaatgttacgtattttaataagattaattggaaaataaatgacaaaagtgccggtttgctgatgttttcaaggtatatgattaagtgttattacacatatatattggtttatgtacatttatataataattttataaatcttccactaaatagaacctgtaaagtgaatgtattctaatgtgcagacagtgttttgaagtagaacttgtatctctgagacaaatattccttttgagtcaaacctattccctcgttaattcttgaatttcacattttgacccaaggctgtatcttggaaataTCAGCCAGCcggcattttttacttgatttttctttatcagttactctcatgtggtaaaattgcattacTTTAAGTCTGGAAGCGTTTTCCTTGTactagaccagtgtaatttaacCTGTAAGCAACACTTCACTAAGCTCATCCAGTTATGTTTTTGTCCCTcagaaaaacccaaaataaagccCATTTCAGCTGTTATAGATGCAGAGTATTCACAGCATTAGAGTCTCCTTTAGAGGGGACATGGTTGGCTTTCTGGACAAACCCCAGCAGGGAAGAAAAGCTCCTAGAgctaatgtcacaacatttggCAGGAATCCACTGTTGTCCTGTACCTCATCATCCATCAGTTCCAGTGCCTCCAGTCCTCAAAGTGAAGCTGCAGACCCTGACATGACCAACCCATCCACCTCAGAGAATAAACCTGAGTGACTTCAGACGTGTTTGGTTTCAGCTAATGGTCTTTGAGGTGAACGTCAAAATGGTGACTTTTACTGAACAGCACTGTCATAGTACTTTTTAGCTTGACGACTAGAAATTGCTTAGTATTTCTTCAAATGTGTTCAGTGTGATCCAAAGAGCTTTTGCaatgagaagaaaaagaacaaagagcAAAATGGTGAGTTTTTGTTGAATAGTGGCAGATTTCAATGCTTTGTCTGAAACACTGCCCCGTACACATTTTCATAAATCCAGTAGGTTTGACTTAAATGAACCAGGTTTAGCACACACATAtactattgcccataaagttggaatgatttggttttctgacacattcctctttttattcttatttttacacatcagtaatcacctttgatcaggtgcagtgattacatactgagtcccagttacactttatcaaaaataaatcacattgtcataatcatctcatgagaagaggtaatatgttattccaactttacgggcAATTACATTTTTTGCCATTCTCAGCTGTTGCACTGTTGGCAACATCCTAAATAAGGCCATTCCTGAGCACATTTATATACGAGTACCCCCCATCATCTGATCTATGTGTGTGTTCTGCATTGTCAGCAGAATGAAGCTCTAATGAATTAAACAGCAGCGGAGCATCAGGCATACACTGAAACCACATCCACCCTAATACTAAAACACGAATTTTCCACATCTTTTAGTCAAATTTCAGAAATAATCTCTGAAAATTCTAACATACCTGAAATGTATCATGTGACCAGGAGACTGTTGATACTGCTTGACACAAAAATGGTCACAAATTGCTGTGATAACATTTTTCATACTAAAGCAAAACCCATTTCACACTTAACTGGAAAAtgaaatttttatatttattgttcaTTTCTTTCCATATCAGACCTGTTCATTCTCTGATAACTGAACTAACAGTATCCACATTAAAATTACATCCACTGAACCACAAGAAACTTCAAAACTACTGATAATCAAAACCTGAATCTGCATCATGGAGAATGATTAGAGTTATGGAGTTGATTTATATGTTCCCTTAAGGGTGTTTATATAGTTAATAATTCAGGTGGTGTGTTTGATCTTAGAGGCGACATCTACAATCTTGGATCATCTAGCTGGTTAGTATGATGttttaatgcagatcaggttttactTTAAAGCAGTGCAGGATTTTCCCAGCATGATGCTGAGGCTGGATCAGCAGCAGAGGCACCAccccatgcacacaaacacacacacacatacacacacacacacactgaacgcacacacacacatatactgtaacGCACACACACAGCCCCCTCCTCCTGCTGCCACTGCAGTtcatttcaaggtgttttcagTCTTTCACATTGAACCTGAACACTGCATCAGATCAGAGTCATTCCTCAGGTTCTGCAAAGTGATTGAGGTTATTatggttcttctggttcctctggGTTTTAAAAGTTCTTTTAACTTGTTTTGGTTCTTTTGGATTATTCCAGTTTTGGACTGGAAATGAAAACATGGGCGGTAGAACACAGGAGTCGGAGCTGAGGACAGAAAGCTGCTGATCAGGTAAAAACACTCTTACAGTGAATGACATGATTCCAGGAGGGATACAAACCCTGCAGGCAGACAGAAAATACAAGTCTTATACTATCTCTTCTTAGAGTAGATACTTCTTGATATTCACTGGTATATCTCAGATTCAATCAGTGCATTCAACATCTGGCTGTTTAATACTTctgtttcagtttggtttggtttggtttaggaaTCACTTTACAGTGTTTGTATCAGTTTCTACAAGTTCTTACATATCAGTTCatttataagttttgtttttactattttgcattttgtacaaTCAAAACTGTAGACATACTGCAACAGTTTCACACCTATAATTTCTTACTCTAAATACTACAATACCCAGAAGCCTCAGCTTGTTTTGCTTAATTGAGGTTCAGGTTCTGCTCTTTCTGTAATTTTAGACTTTAATCCTCATGTTCACTGCACTGCTGACAGTAGAATTAAGTTCATACCAAACACAAAAACAGCTTTCACCCTTTTCACCACTTTTAGAATATTGCAACTCAAATTTAACAAGTGTTTTAGCAAGATATAATATTCACACAGACAACATTTTCTCACATAATAATCCTGAATGTTTAGGAGTAAAGACAGAATTTGCCAGGTTGTAGTAGCAATTTTTATGGACACGGGGTAAATCATACATAGTGGTTCTGGGTTTTGACCCATTATGTCGACAGATTTATTTACAGTTATGTCAAATTAGTGATGTTGGAACACCATAGATACAATCCATTAGTAGATGGTGATGATCCCTATATTGCACAGagataatgtatatgtataaggtGATACTCAGCTCTCCACTTGGTGCTGCAGGGACTCTCAGacatcacatttatttatttatttctttgttgaaacattttaacccataaagacccaaacctccactggcaacCTTTATTTGATTTACTGAATTTAAATATAAcgaaacacatgatttacagtgaaaaatgcaaagtatagaagataatatataataaatggtaataaattgctTTACAAAGGTTcaatagacagaaaaatttatttgggaactgccacaaaagtagcacttgatctttatgggttaaatccacaTGGCCAGTACAGATTTGTTGGCATCTTTACATTCAGTGTGTATGCAGTCATGCAGCATAAAACATGTGCTTCACTTCTGCTCTGAAGTCACAGTGAGATATAGATGAGTGCACTGAGTATGTGACTGCATACTCATATATAATACAAATGAGGAAATATTCAAAGTAGAAACCCCAAAAGAATACTCAGGTACCCGTTCCCTTGCATTTTATATCAGAATATGAAGCGCAGTATAAAACAACAAAGACTCTACTACTGAGGCACATGTGGGAACAAATCTCAAACTTTAACAGAAGTATTTACCTTCAGGAGGTGAAACCAACAACATCACACCAGCAATGCATTGACTGACAGTATGTAATGTAAAACAGAGTGTGTGCGTGGTTTCCAGAAGGATCTGTCGCACTGTGACTCACGGAGGAAACTCAATCTGAACACACAGTCTCACACAGACGTACTATAAATACCTACACTCTGTAAACGGATCTCTGTTTGTGTGTTCGTTTCATAATCTATGGCTAAAACCGCTCACAATTCACAATGAAACTACAAGGATGAATATTGCATTATGTCGACTTAAAATATCCCACAATGCATTATTAATAAGTCATCCTCACAGTTTCCATGTAAAATGTGATCCTTCCTGTGGCATCTATTCTGAGTATGGGAAAATTGATACACACAGATAAAGATATAAGCATATAAATAGTTCCCCTATAGTCTGTTAACACAGGTGTTTGCTGATTTGTAAATGTCTGCTAATGTTACAAAAGGTACAACATGTATAAACAGATCCAATGATGCCATCTCCACAGCTCTGCAGATCGCCCACTTCCACCTGGAATGCATGAACATAATCAGCACATTCATCTTtggtcattttattgatcattgtgtTGATTTCATtgattgttttgctcattttgtaaTTTCTTtggttatttctatttattttattaatttggtTGATTTGAGAGATGTGGAAGTAAACCTGTTAATCTtcttgagctttttttttcttcaattttttaatATGGATAAAGTGACATGTACACATCTAATGTagaaactgaaatgaaaactgAATGATCAGATGGACAGAGGGCTTGGACTAACACCTGGAGGATGTGTTTCTCATCATGTCCCTTTCTGTACCTCGTTAGCTCGTCTCCATGGTAACACCTCAGGTCATCCATCAGGTGCTTTGTGCTTTAACCAGACCCTTATCTCAAACTGAGACAGGAAGTCTATTCCCAGTAAGAGCTGATGGATTGTTAGGTTGTAGATAAACGCAAAGGGATGAACAGACAGGTGGGTAGTGGACGTCCAATCAGAGCTGAGCTGGTGACACTACAGGTTCAACATGAGGCCAGAGACCTCCAACAGGGTCATGGTGGTAATCAGAGAGGTCCACAGAGTAAGGACAGAGGTGTCTAGAACGTATGATGGAAAAACAGGCTTAAAGCTCATTTATGCTCCATGTACGTAAGGAAACATACATGTGTTTCAAATGGTGTGAACATGCATTTATACTTCCTTGCGTCCATTATACTGGAATGAGTGtttcaatccaccagagggcactgctctGAATTAACGTACTGTCCCAAAACCAAGAACAAGAGTAGAGAAGAAGTACTATTTCTTCAAATTTCCTCCAGCTGTTTGATATAAGCTGCTTATCCCTGTGCCTGATTTACATTATGTCctaaatatgtttgtagtttaTCATCAACTCATACAGTTACGTTTCAAAAAGTTCCACCAGTTCTGGAACCATTTTTTGGTTTCCAATACTGCtgagactgtgaaaatacataaatataaaaactcCACACTTGAAAATCGCAGATGTGATGTCATCATAACTGTCTCCTTAATCTGTTCAGACTTGAATTGAGAAATTCAGAACTGATAAAATATACCAAGGCAGTGGCTGCTTTGGTGTTAGTGAAGTGTGTTGGTTATCACATAATGACACTTTTTGGCTTCTAAGATGATCATTGAAATTCACAAACATATATGTAGATGATGCCAATCAAGAAAGAACAAGACTTCAGCTCTCTATTGCGCAGGGAATTAGCCTgttcatttgttgacattagctaatgGTAAGATATAAACAATGTCATAATGACCCATGACCACAGTATTTCGGTGGAAAAACAGCACAACCACAGGTCAGCTCATGTGTACATGCCTAGCCTCTGTTGGACTGTGCAAACCTACACTCTTAACTAAAGAATAATTATGGATTAATGctcattaatgtgttttttatgtgttttaatgttGTCAGTTAGATGTGAaatgtgtttgatgtgtttgtgATGCGACAGGTGAGATTACCGACACATTTCCTGTTCCCTACAGGATGTCAGGTAACTGGTCAGTCCTGAGGCTGTCATCGCTGGCTCCACCCACACAATCAGTAGCCACACCCCTTCCCAACACCTCCCAGTATCCTCCACTGTTGGACTGGGATGCTCCCAGCTTCACCCGGGCCGCTCAGTTCCGTGTTGGCGCCACCTTTGTGCTTTTCCTCTTTGCTGCCTGCAGTAACCTGGCTCTATTGGTCAGTGTGTGGTGTGGGCGGGGCCGACGGCTGGCGTCCCACCTACGGCCACTGATGCTCAGCTTGGCGGCGGCTGACCTTATGGTGACGTTTGTGGCGATGCCTCTGGATGCAGTGTGGAACGTGACTGTACAGTGGTATGGAGGTGATGCACTGTGTAAGCTGCTGTGCTTTCTGAAGCTCTTCGCCATGCAGGCCTCCGCCTTCGTCCTGGTTGTCATCAGCCTTGACCGCCATCATGCCATCCTTCGGCCGCTCGATGCTCTGAGTGCACACCACAGGAACCGCCGAATGCTGTTGACAGCCTGGAGCCTGAGTCTGCTGCTGGCATCACCTCAGGTAAGACCAGGAGGGGGTGAGGCCTATGGCAGGGGGAGGAGTTATGGACATGAGGGGTGGAGCCTATCAGAGGGGGAGGGGTTAGACAGGGAGACAAGGGGAGGAGTTGGACAGACAGGTAACAGACCCACAGGAATGGACAGAAAAATTCAGTTCAAGTAGAATGAAGGTGTTCAGTTTGACTTACGGAGCCCCCTAAGGgacatgggtaaaaaaaaaaaaaaaaagacgaactTTTGCAAGAACTCTTGTGAAATCTCGCAAaagttcatctttttttttccacctatcattttttcccccaatgttCCTTAGGGTGTTCTGTATGATCTAATGTTGTCAAACCAGATTctgaacaaaacaagcaaatactcaacaaaacaagaaaagcattccgagagcgcagacctccgccaagatagatctgccccccccccgatcaccaacaaaatttaatcacttcttccttgtgccagtatttcATGAAAATACTGGCAtgattcatgaaaatccatccataactttttaagttatcttgctaacaaacaaacacgcaaacacgcacgcatgcacgcacactcacaaacacacaaagcaaagttatCACAATACCTCCAGGCAGAGGTAATGACCATACCACAGATGGACCGAACATATCCACATCGGTTTTTCCAGACTCACTCAATGGTAGGATTTCAGACTGAAGTAACTCTTTCTTGCGTGAAGAAATAGTGAGAGTAAGATCAGTATATACATTGACATTCGGTATCAGATTAATTCATTCACATGAATAATTGTggtgacaagtttttttttttacatgtgattAATGAAACCATTATTATTTTAAGTAACTAACTGGTGAATTAATGAAGTTGATGTTTTGTTGCTAACACAAAGAGATCacaatgtaatatatatatatatatatatatatatatatatatatatatatatatatatatatatatatatatatatatacatatatatatatatatatatatatatatatatatatatatatacatacactgtaATAATACCTTTATCTTCTCATGTGACATTAGTATTCATTATACCATCAGTCTATTGCTCCTTTATCTTCACATGCtatattaatatttaatttatAATAAACAGGTGAAGGACACATTGCAGCTCTCACTTGCTTTGGGCAAAGGGGATATGACCATAGAACTGATCAATTGATGAGGCGTTCAGGGACAGATCCAGGCAAAAGTTCACTCAGAGCTGTGAGTGTTAAATCCCTGCAGGAATGTTCTGCCTCAGATTAATGCAGCACCCCCCCACTGTTAGCTCAGGCTAACTACCCCCTTTGGTTTCCATAAggaatgctaacaatgctaatacACACCAGAGCTACTGTATTTGTCACTGTCTCTACCGGATCTGTACTGGGAACACTGTATTTCTGAGTGAAATATGGTGTATATGTTCTGTGTTGAACTAAGGttccagatgaaaaaaaaattctcaagagCCACAGATCTTTATGGTTTTTGACCTAACTTAAACTTTTTGAAGTACAGTAACTGAAGTGGTTTTTAGCTCCTGAAACTGCATATACAGTGATGATGAAAAAATGAACCCCTTTCCTTGTCTCACTGGGCAGTTGTTCATTTTCCGGGCTGTCCAGGCCGAAGGAGTGGACTTCACACAGTGTGCAACTCATGGCAGCTTCAGCCACCGCTGGCAGGAAACACTTTACAACATGTTCCACTTCATCACACTGTATGTTGTGCCCCTACTGGTGATGAGCTGCTGCTACAGTCGCATCCTGCTGCATATCCACCGCCAGCATCTGAGCAACAAAGGTAAGAGCACCTGAAAATTAAAGAGcacctaaaaaaacacaacaaagttaaaaaaaaaaagaaaaaaaaaaaaaaaacactacaaagTAAGGAACACCTGgaaaataatagacagaataCCTGCACCACACTTGTCTGTACAGTCAGGTTACGGTAGTTATTGAAAAGTTAAGGTCTATTCACGTAGGACTACTTTTATCTAGTGACCTCTGATACTCTGATGGGGTGTCatgcaaaacaagacaaaattctGTGGAGGCACAAGTAGATCAGAGGACATGATATACTTACTCGCTCATTTTTACAAAGGCCTCTACACTGCTGCAGCTGAAAAAGAACATAAGGAGCAAAAATTGACAttagtgttattatttttacaattattaGCTACTATACTACTGTGTTTTTACCTCCTGTGTCCTTTTTAGTCTGAAATGTTCATGTGAAAGAGGTAGCAAATATTCCaatgaaatatacacacatttccaTGCAAGAAAAACATCTTGTTACAATGTATTTTACCTAAAGTATGAGCCAGGCAATGAATATCACTGAagatagttgtttgttttttttctttgtgtgtccaAAATTTACGCAGAAGACAATGGCACTCAAGAGTGTCAATTAGTCTTatgatgttgtattgatcataaagtttaatgctatatttttcagttccaggtgccagttattaaatgttttgtgcctttgtagatccactgtgatctatatgttgtaatgcacatgtgtaaataaaaaaCTGACGTATAATACAGGTAAAATTTCACTTATGTTTCCTAAAAGATATCTGGTTGTTCATGGAtcttcaggatattcacatttttaggatagtttgtcaatgcaaaccttttcatttaattttactttttttgcaataaaacaaagataaattttttgacttgtcattatttataaattctaattctatttattttactggtctggcccgctggcGATTaatttgggctgtatgtggcccctgacctgaAATGAgagtgacacccctggtctaattgAAGCTCCTCCCCCTCTCAGCAGGTGAGTCCTGTCTGCGTCGCAGCGGCACCGACATCATCCCCAAGGCTCGGATGAAGACGCTGAAGATGACTGTGGTGATCGTGTTGTCCTTCGTGGTCTGCTGGACTCCGTACTACCTGTTGGGGATCTGGTACTGGTTCCAGCCGGATATGCTGCGTGTCACACCCGAGTACGTCCACCACGCCCTCTTCGTGTTTGGGAACTTGAACACGTGCTGTGACCCTGTCATCTATGGCCTCTACACACCCTCCTTCAGAGCTGACCTGGCCGCCTGCTGCCGCCGCAGGATGGATGCAGAGGCCTCATCACGATTTGCTGACCGACTGTCGGCTCGCCAGGGTCCTAACGGCAGGAACAATGAGTTAAATGATGCAGGTGTCAATCAGAACCAGGATGCTGGACCTGGAGATACAGAGAGATCAGGAGGTTCAGGAGTCAGACTGCACCCTAGTGGACAAATTCAACCAGTACAGCTTTAAATGTCCCAgtagtgtaaaataaataatcaaattgATCATCATACATGATTTTCTGGATACTGGTGTAAAAACAGACTTAGTGAAATTTCAGATTCTTTACATAAGTGAAAGTGACAATGACCAGACTCTGAAATGTTGccaaagaaaaaaagtccaaagaaAGCCTGTGACGGACAAAcaatacactgaaaataatgaGCATGAGCTTCATTCAAATGTGCAAAGCAGTTTTCAGTGTCAACAACAGAACTGGAAAGATTAAGACACTTTTTCTCCATGATCCAGTCTCCATTTCTTCACCATCTGTTTCATGTGGTctcatcccagatagcaaatattttggcagtattatggcatatatttggcatttttggctttcttttggtattatgaaaacctttaggctcaactatggtatgattaagattatccataatagatatggaggcacc from Sphaeramia orbicularis chromosome 16, fSphaOr1.1, whole genome shotgun sequence includes these protein-coding regions:
- the LOC115435693 gene encoding gonadotropin-releasing hormone II receptor-like — translated: MSGNWSVLRLSSLAPPTQSVATPLPNTSQYPPLLDWDAPSFTRAAQFRVGATFVLFLFAACSNLALLVSVWCGRGRRLASHLRPLMLSLAAADLMVTFVAMPLDAVWNVTVQWYGGDALCKLLCFLKLFAMQASAFVLVVISLDRHHAILRPLDALSAHHRNRRMLLTAWSLSLLLASPQLFIFRAVQAEGVDFTQCATHGSFSHRWQETLYNMFHFITLYVVPLLVMSCCYSRILLHIHRQHLSNKAGESCLRRSGTDIIPKARMKTLKMTVVIVLSFVVCWTPYYLLGIWYWFQPDMLRVTPEYVHHALFVFGNLNTCCDPVIYGLYTPSFRADLAACCRRRMDAEASSRFADRLSARQGPNGRNNELNDAGVNQNQDAGPGDTERSGGSGVRLHPSGQIQPVQL